A single genomic interval of Mangifera indica cultivar Alphonso chromosome 5, CATAS_Mindica_2.1, whole genome shotgun sequence harbors:
- the LOC123217278 gene encoding plasma membrane ATPase 1-like isoform X3, which translates to MVEKSFALDAVIKEAVDLENVPIEEVFENLKCTRNGLSSDEVKERLELFGYNKLEEKKESKILKFLSFMWNPLSWVMEAAAIMAIALAHGGGKDPDYHDFVGILVLLLINSTISFIEENNAGNAAAALMARLAPKAKVLRDGRWSEEDAAELVPGDIVSIKLGDIVPADARLLEGDPLKIDQSALTGESLPVTKNPGDGVYSGSTCKQGEIEAVIIATGVHTFFGKAAHLVESTNHVGHFQKVLTAIGNFCICSIAIGIVIEIIVIYGLQERGYRVGIDNLLVLLIGGIPIAMPTVLSVTMAIGSHRLSQQGAITKRMTAIEEMAGMDVLCSDKTGTLTLNKLTVDKNLIEVFAKGVDKDMVVLMAARASRLENQDAIDAAIVSMLPDPKEARTGIKEVHFLPFNPTDKRTALTYIDGVGKMRRVSKGAPEQILHLAHNKSEIERKVHGMIDKFAERGLRSLAVARQEVPAGTKDSPGGPWEFVGLLPLFDPPRHDSAETIRRALDLGVSVKMITGDQLAIAKETGRRLGMGTNMYPSSSLLGESKEEGHPGLPIDELIEKADGFAGVFPEHKYEIVNRLQARKHICGMTGDGVNDAPALKKADIGIAVADSTDAARSASDIVLTEPGLSVIVSAVLTSRAIFQRMKNYTIYAVSITIRIVLGFLLLTVFWKFDFPPFMVLVIAILNDGTIMTISKDRVKPSPLPDCWKLSEIFATGIVLGGYLALMTVVFFWAAYETNFFPKHFHVKSFNRHHFNMSDDKISTELKERMASAVYLQVSTISQALIFVTRSRGWSCTERPGFLLVIAFVIAQLIASLISATATSEFAGIRKIGWGWTGVIWLFNIATYLLLDPIKFAVRYALSGRAWGLIVDKRTAFTNKKDFGMEARAAAWATEQRTLHGLQSSDTRKFTDKISTFGELNLMAEETKRRAEIARMRELHTLKGKVESFAKLRGLDIDAMNQHYTV; encoded by the exons ATCTG GAAAATGTGCCCATTGAAGAAGTTTTTGAAAACCTGAAATGTACAAGGAATGGTTTGAGCTCAGATGAAGTTAAAGAGCGATTGGAATTATTTGGATACAATAAACTTGAAGAGAAAAAG gaaagtaaaatattaaagttcTTGAGCTTTATGTGGAATCCTCTATCATGGGTAATGGAAGCTGCAGCTATCATGGCTATTGCTCTTGCACATGGAGGA GGAAAAGATCCGGATTATCATGATTTCGTTGGCATATTGGTCTTACTTTTGATAAATTCTACCATCAGTTTTATAGAGGAAAACAATGCAGGCAATGCAGCAGCTGCTCTTATGGCCAGATTGGCCCCAAAAGCCAAG GTCCTACGTGATGGAAGATGGAGTGAGGAAGATGCAGCAGAGTTGGTTCCAGGAGACATTGTCAGTATTAAACTTGGAGACATTGTTCCAGCTGATGCTCGTCTTCTTGAAGGAGATCCTTTGAAAATTGATCAG TCAGCTCTTACGGGAGAGTCCCTTCCGGTAACCAAGAATCCTGGTGATGGGGTCTACTCAGGTTCAACCTGCAAACAAGGTGAAATAGAGGCTGTTATTATTGCAACCGGAGTTCACACTTTCTTCGGGAAGGCAGCTCATCTTGTTGAAAGCACTAATCATGTTGGGCATTTTCAGAAG GTTCTAACAGCAATCGGAAACTTCTGTATCTGCTCAATTGCTATTGGAATagttattgaaataattgttatatatggACTTCAAGAGAGGGGATATCGTGTTGGTATAGATAATCTACTTGTCTTGCTAATTGGTGGGATTCCCATAGCAATGCCAACTGTTCTTTCTGTTACCATGGCCATTGGTTCACATCGCTTGTCTCAGCAG GGTGCAATAACCAAAAGAATGACAGCCATTGAGGAAATGGCTGGAATGGATGTTCTGTGCAGTGATAAAACAGGCACATTGACATTAAACAAGCTTACAGTGGACAAAAATTTGATTGAG GTTTTTGCCAAAGGTGTTGACAAGGACATGGTAGTACTTATGGCTGCAAGAGCGTCGAGGTTAGAGAACCAAGATGCTATTGACGCTGCAATTGTTTCAATGTTGCCAGACCCTAAGGAG GCAAGAACTGGAATTAAAGAAGTTCACTTCCTCCCATTCAATCCAACTGATAAAAGGACTGCACTTACATATATAGATGGTGTTGGCAAAATGCGCAGAGTTAGCAAAGGTGCACCAGAGCAG ATTCTCCATCTGGCCCATAACAAATCAGAAATTGAAAGGAAGGTACATGGAATGATTGACAAGTTTGCTGAACGTGGACTTAGATCCCTTGCAGTTGCTCGCCAG GAAGTGCCTGCTGGAACCAAAGACAGTCCCGGTGGCCCCTGGGAATTTGTCGGCCTTCTCCCTCTTTTTGACCCTCCACGCCACGACAGCGCTGAAACGATTAGAAGGGCTCTAGATCTTGGTGTCAGTGTTAAAATGATCACAG GCGATCAACTTGCAATTGCTAAGGAAACAGGAAGAAGGCTTGGAATGGGCACAAACATGTACCCCTCATCATCTCTGCTTGGTGAGAGCAAGGAAGAGGGACATCCAGGGCTTCCCATTGATGAACTCATTGAAAAAGCTGATGGTTTTGCTGGTGTCTTTCCTG AACACAAGTACGAGATTGTAAATAGATTACAAGCCAGAAAGCACATCTGTGGAATGACCGGTGATGGAGTAAACGATGCTCCAGCTTTAAAGAAAGCTGACATAGGAATCGCTGTGGCAGATTCCACAGATGCCGCCCGTAGTGCTTCTGATATAGTTCTAACAGAACCCGGGTTGAGTGTAATCGTAAGTGCTGTCTTAACAAGTCGTGCCATCTTCCAAAGAATGAAAAACTACACG ATCTATGCTGTGTCTATCACCATACGTATTGTG CTAGGATTTTTGTTGCTGACTGTCTTCTGGAAGTTCGATTTTCCACCTTTCATGGTTCTTGTCATCGCCATTCTTAATGATG GTACTATCATGACCATATCCAAAGACAGGGTAAAGCCTTCTCCCCTCCCTGATTGTTGGAAGCTCAGTGAAATTTTTGCAACAGGAATTGTGCTTGGCGGTTACCTAGCTCTTATGACAGTCGTTTTCTTTTGGGCGGCTTATGAAACTAACTTCTTTCCG AAACATTTCCACGTGAAGAGCTTCAACCGGCACCATTTCAACATGTCTGACGACAAAATTTCGACTGAACTGAAAGAAAGAATGGCATCAGCAGTGTATCTTCAAGTCAGCACCATTAGCCAGGCCTTAATTTTTGTGACACGCTCCAGGGGCTGGTCGTGTACTGAGAGACCTGGCTTTCTGCTTGTTATTGCCTTCGTTATTGCTCAATTG ATTGCAAGTTTGATATCTGCCACTGCAACCTCCGAGTTTGCAGGGATCAGAAAAATTGGCTGGGGCTGGACAGGGGTCATTTGGTTGTTCAATATCGCAACTTACTTGCTGCTTGACCCTATCAAATTTGCTGTTCGATATGCGCTCAGTGGAAGAGCCTGGGGTCTCATTGTAGACAAAAGG ACTGCATTCACGAACAAAAAGGACTTTGGTATGGAAGCTCGTGCGGCTGCATGGGCAACTGAGCAGAGAACACTACATGGCCTCCAGTCCTCCGATACAAGAAAGTTTACTGATAAAATAAGCACTTTTGGGGAGCTCAATCTCATGGCAGAAGAAACTAAAAGGCGTGCAGAGATTGCAAG GATGAGGGAGCTTCACACTCTGAAAGGGAAGGTTGAATCATTTGCCAAGTTGAGGGGTCTGGACATTGATGCCATGAACCAACACTACACTGTCTAA